One Xylanibacillus composti genomic region harbors:
- a CDS encoding cellulase family glycosylhydrolase, with protein MIRQMRNCFLLLLCLAVVLGGGFVTASPSAQAADYPAWNANTIYTGGEIVSHKGQLWQAQWWTQNQEPGADQWGPWRVVQNDPVDPGNNGNDPGNGTASYPAWNPNSIYNTGDIVSHNGQLWLARWWTQNQEPGTTGQWGVWELYQENPTDPTDPTDPVEPGEPSNGFYISGTTLYDANGNPFVMRGINHAHTWYKNDLNTAIPAIAATGANTVRVVLSNGRQWTRDSASEVSNIISLLEQHEMIAVLEVHDATGSNNISDLQAAVDYWIDIKSALIGKEDTVIINIANEWYGNWSGSEWAKGYKQAIPRLRDAGLQHTLIVDAAGWGQYPASIHNYGQEVFHADPLGNTMFSIHMYEYAGSDPVTIRNNIDGVLNQGLAVIIGEFGFQHTSGDVDEAYILSYTQQRSVGWLAWSWYGNSGGVEYLDLAHNPAGTSLSAWGETIVNGPNGLRETSQKSSIFQ; from the coding sequence ATGATAAGACAGATGAGAAACTGCTTTCTGCTTTTGCTTTGCTTGGCAGTGGTGCTCGGCGGTGGATTTGTAACGGCTTCGCCAAGCGCGCAGGCTGCCGATTATCCGGCTTGGAATGCGAACACGATTTACACCGGCGGAGAAATTGTTTCGCACAAGGGCCAATTGTGGCAGGCACAGTGGTGGACGCAAAATCAAGAGCCCGGTGCGGATCAATGGGGACCCTGGCGTGTAGTTCAGAACGACCCCGTTGATCCAGGCAACAACGGCAACGATCCGGGCAACGGCACAGCTTCCTACCCGGCATGGAACCCTAATTCGATCTACAATACTGGAGACATTGTTTCACATAACGGTCAGCTTTGGTTAGCTAGATGGTGGACGCAAAATCAGGAGCCTGGCACAACCGGACAATGGGGAGTATGGGAACTCTATCAGGAAAATCCAACAGATCCGACTGATCCGACTGATCCAGTTGAACCCGGCGAACCGTCTAATGGCTTCTATATCAGCGGAACGACCCTGTACGATGCCAACGGCAACCCGTTCGTCATGCGCGGCATCAACCATGCCCATACATGGTATAAAAATGATCTGAATACCGCTATCCCGGCAATTGCAGCGACTGGCGCCAACACCGTGCGTGTGGTCCTGTCGAACGGCCGCCAGTGGACGAGAGACAGTGCGAGTGAAGTGAGCAACATTATTTCTCTGCTTGAACAGCATGAAATGATCGCCGTGCTGGAAGTGCATGACGCTACAGGCAGCAACAACATATCCGACCTTCAAGCAGCCGTTGATTATTGGATCGATATCAAGAGCGCCCTGATCGGCAAAGAAGACACGGTTATTATTAATATTGCCAATGAGTGGTATGGGAACTGGAGCGGATCAGAATGGGCAAAAGGCTATAAGCAAGCGATTCCGCGTCTGCGCGACGCTGGTCTGCAGCATACGCTGATCGTCGACGCTGCGGGTTGGGGGCAATACCCTGCCTCGATCCACAACTATGGACAAGAGGTATTTCATGCCGATCCACTCGGCAATACGATGTTCTCCATCCATATGTACGAGTACGCTGGTTCCGATCCGGTTACGATTCGCAACAATATCGACGGTGTGCTGAACCAGGGACTGGCCGTCATTATAGGAGAATTCGGCTTCCAGCATACTAGCGGGGATGTGGATGAAGCTTATATCCTCAGCTACACCCAGCAGCGCAGCGTCGGCTGGCTTGCCTGGTCGTGGTACGGCAACAGCGGAGGAGTCGAATATTTGGATTTGGCTCACAATCCGGCAGGCACGAGCCTGTCTGCTTGGGGCGAGACCATCGTGAATGGTCCGAATGGACTGAGGGAAACTTCTCAGAAGAGCAGCATTTTCCAATAA
- the ytfJ gene encoding GerW family sporulation protein, with protein MSEHPIQGLMQTAMENIKEMVDVNTIVGDPVETPDGSSVILPISKVGFGFAAGGSDFVIDKEKDHTHGNDAMNAQVALPFGGGSGGGVSITPIAFLVVSTDGVKVVPLDNNTHLLERIIDATPNMVDKIQMMMKNRGQNQGQQLQGNQQMNQQQQGGMQQNNYTV; from the coding sequence GTGAGTGAACATCCGATACAAGGCCTTATGCAGACGGCTATGGAAAATATCAAGGAAATGGTTGATGTCAACACCATTGTCGGCGATCCAGTGGAAACGCCGGACGGCAGCAGTGTCATACTGCCCATTTCGAAGGTTGGCTTCGGGTTTGCGGCGGGCGGAAGCGATTTTGTTATCGACAAAGAGAAGGACCATACGCATGGCAACGACGCCATGAATGCGCAAGTAGCGCTTCCATTCGGCGGCGGCAGCGGCGGCGGTGTATCCATTACGCCGATTGCGTTCCTTGTAGTAAGCACGGATGGGGTCAAGGTTGTGCCGTTGGACAACAACACCCACCTGCTCGAGCGCATCATCGATGCAACGCCGAACATGGTTGACAAAATTCAGATGATGATGAAGAACCGCGGCCAAAATCAAGGTCAACAGCTGCAAGGCAATCAGCAGATGAATCAGCAGCAACAAGGCGGTATGCAGCAAAACAACTACACGGTGTAA
- a CDS encoding DUF2953 domain-containing protein → MILLRTLRLDARVFLCVDGKADSVKSAILRNGADDMVWAAYIVAILLVKILIFNSKVNISLHVERHGNNDRTLVMAWFLFGLIRYTYDVPTIKFKGLMQGAEVKVKEEQDVGASQQATDSQQRIDANTVLHFFERAKKLLDQTISLTGWVRQTLTHFRCTELRWKTSVGLDDAADTAITTGLIWGLKTSMLGMLFQFVRLDTRPQLDVLPAYHQQQFTIDLTATVQTKVWWLVVATIRLLRRMRKLGLNKKTVRQVLASRV, encoded by the coding sequence ATGATCTTGCTGCGAACGCTGCGGCTGGATGCTCGGGTTTTTTTGTGCGTGGATGGGAAAGCGGACAGCGTCAAATCAGCAATATTACGAAATGGGGCAGATGACATGGTGTGGGCAGCCTATATCGTTGCGATCCTTCTTGTGAAAATCCTCATTTTCAACAGTAAGGTGAACATCTCGCTGCATGTGGAGAGACATGGCAATAATGATCGAACGCTGGTCATGGCATGGTTCTTGTTCGGTTTGATCCGATATACATATGATGTGCCAACGATCAAATTCAAAGGGTTGATGCAAGGTGCCGAAGTGAAGGTGAAGGAAGAACAAGATGTGGGCGCCTCGCAGCAAGCAACGGACAGTCAACAGCGGATAGATGCGAACACGGTGCTGCATTTCTTCGAAAGAGCCAAAAAACTCTTGGACCAGACAATATCTTTGACGGGGTGGGTAAGGCAGACGCTGACACATTTTCGTTGTACGGAGCTGAGATGGAAGACCTCGGTAGGTCTGGACGATGCTGCGGATACGGCCATTACGACAGGTTTGATTTGGGGTTTGAAAACGTCGATGCTCGGGATGCTGTTTCAGTTCGTCCGACTCGATACTCGTCCGCAGCTCGATGTGCTGCCAGCTTATCATCAACAGCAGTTTACAATCGATTTAACAGCCACAGTCCAAACGAAGGTATGGTGGCTTGTTGTTGCCACCATCAGGCTGCTTCGGCGCATGCGCAAGCTCGGGCTGAACAAGAAGACCGTGAGGCAAGTACTCGCTTCACGAGTCTAA
- the scpB gene encoding SMC-Scp complex subunit ScpB, which produces MEYPQMKSIIEGLLFAAGDEGLDAKQIAAVLEQSANLVEDLLHDLQSDYRREQRGIQIMEIAGVFQMTTLPEHAVYFQKLAASPTRASLSQAALEVLSIIAYRQPITRVDVEEIRGVKSDRAIQTLVAKNLIKEVARADVIGRPILYGTTKLFLDYFGLKSLNELPNAEEFDSDSLLEEETRLLFEKLDAKQMTIDDVDGDEARSRAAAELDIQDNQ; this is translated from the coding sequence ATGGAATATCCACAGATGAAATCGATTATTGAGGGTCTGCTGTTCGCTGCGGGGGACGAGGGTCTCGATGCCAAGCAAATTGCAGCGGTGCTGGAGCAGTCTGCGAACTTGGTGGAAGACTTGCTGCATGACTTGCAGAGCGATTACCGCCGCGAGCAGCGCGGCATTCAGATCATGGAGATTGCCGGCGTATTCCAAATGACGACATTGCCGGAGCATGCCGTATACTTTCAGAAGCTGGCCGCTTCCCCGACTCGCGCCTCCTTGTCGCAAGCAGCGCTGGAAGTGCTATCGATTATTGCTTACAGACAGCCGATTACCCGGGTAGATGTGGAAGAAATCCGCGGAGTCAAATCGGATCGCGCGATCCAAACGCTGGTCGCCAAAAATTTGATCAAGGAAGTGGCGCGTGCGGATGTGATCGGCCGTCCGATCCTGTACGGCACAACCAAGCTGTTTCTCGACTATTTCGGACTGAAAAGCTTGAACGAGCTTCCGAATGCAGAGGAGTTTGACAGCGATTCATTGCTGGAGGAAGAGACGAGGCTTCTGTTCGAAAAATTGGATGCGAAGCAAATGACGATCGACGATGTGGACGGCGATGAAGCACGCAGCCGGGCAGCGGCGGAATTGGACATTCAGGATAATCAATAA
- a CDS encoding segregation and condensation protein A, protein MSVKYKLEIFEGPLDLLLHLIDKNEIDIHDIPIAQITEQYMEYVQTMQQLELELASEFLVMAATLLSIKSKMLLPKPPKIEIDGFEDEEENDPREELVMKLIEYRKYKSMAEQLRDMELARSLIYSREPQDLTPFLPETADNPLKGVHLADLMLAFRRTLKRLSSRNRVARIRRDEISVKDRITEIVRLLEASRESVLFSSLFAADRSREEMVVTFLAILELMKMKQISCQQSGLFDDIVIQYKGEGVGNGISTDEIDY, encoded by the coding sequence TGAGCGTCAAATACAAGCTGGAGATTTTCGAGGGACCGCTCGATCTGCTTCTCCATCTCATCGACAAAAATGAAATTGACATCCACGATATTCCGATTGCGCAGATCACTGAGCAATATATGGAGTATGTGCAAACCATGCAGCAGCTGGAGCTGGAGCTGGCAAGCGAGTTTCTTGTGATGGCCGCAACACTGCTTTCGATTAAGAGCAAGATGCTGCTGCCGAAGCCGCCGAAGATCGAAATCGATGGCTTCGAGGATGAAGAAGAGAACGATCCGCGAGAAGAGCTCGTCATGAAGCTCATTGAATACCGCAAGTACAAATCCATGGCCGAGCAGCTTCGGGATATGGAACTGGCACGCAGTCTTATTTATTCCCGGGAACCCCAGGATTTGACGCCATTTTTGCCGGAAACGGCAGATAATCCGCTGAAGGGCGTGCACTTGGCTGATTTGATGCTTGCCTTCCGCCGTACATTGAAGCGACTGAGCAGCCGCAACCGGGTTGCGCGCATCAGGCGAGACGAGATCTCCGTGAAAGACCGTATAACAGAAATTGTCCGCCTGCTGGAAGCTTCGCGAGAGTCCGTTCTGTTTTCCTCATTGTTTGCTGCGGACCGCAGTCGAGAAGAAATGGTTGTGACGTTTCTGGCGATATTGGAATTGATGAAGATGAAGCAGATCAGCTGCCAGCAATCCGGCTTGTTCGACGACATCGTGATTCAGTACAAGGGTGAGGGAGTAGGGAATGGAATATCCACAGATGAAATCGATTATTGA